A region from the Dinoroseobacter shibae DFL 12 = DSM 16493 genome encodes:
- the pufQ gene encoding cytochrome PufQ, with amino-acid sequence MADQTTNGPVTHRAHKMPKAEFYTYFAIIFIAAVPVAALSWLLATVKSGSFQKKGPIARAWSQARIITPMIFAA; translated from the coding sequence ATGGCAGATCAGACAACGAACGGCCCCGTGACCCACAGGGCCCACAAGATGCCGAAGGCCGAGTTCTACACGTATTTCGCGATCATCTTCATCGCGGCCGTGCCGGTCGCGGCGCTGAGCTGGCTTCTGGCCACGGTCAAGAGCGGCAGCTTCCAGAAAAAAGGGCCGATCGCCCGCGCCTGGTCCCAGGCCCGGATCATCACGCCCATGATCTTCGCCGCCTGA